From one Salvelinus alpinus chromosome 14, SLU_Salpinus.1, whole genome shotgun sequence genomic stretch:
- the znf142 gene encoding zinc finger protein 142 isoform X1 — METEGLCLCEKCGKEFSDSSRLSSHLCTVDFTKKGQLTRYKCPLCNEVFTMPGALKHHFQSHRREELTGPFHCSVEACQFSTSHRLVYQEHLHAQHALTLVSCTFRSCTLAFRTHSEMEGHWRIHMPFHCPRCDFVTAHAKQLSTHGVEHDRPLAAPEGDKVPTTTGQGGSSQSALETSSGRPRRARKRNPAYVSSSQEDDEDEEETQQHNIDNRAREEVQKDKTATNINENPSKDHIMAGMEHMYRTHICPECRRCFKMRSHLLEHLHLHFPDPSLQCPTCNHYFTSKSKLRIHMLRESGQKVHRCHLCDYASVERNSLHRHLASVHSNEVGGDIHPDVYPCPTCGQSFRQSQALKAHMKSHHTLRDSQPLACFQEGCSFKTSDRKELQRHAADVHGVKAVECRHHACNAIFGSPQDMEAHYRTHLAFHCSQCDFSCSNKSLFRQHKLQGHAGDEELTCNFCPFATFNPVEFQQHVGHFHANEKIHRCHQCSFVTAHKRVLRRHMLMHSGEKPHKCNLCDFRCRDETYLSKHMLIHSDDKNHMCSECGYVTKWKHYLNVHMRKHAGDLRYQCDQCSYRCHRTDQLNSHKLRHQAKSLICEVCAYSCKRKYELRKHMLLKHSQGEGHQPPVFQCKYCPYQTCYRQALHNHENCKHTRTREFRCALCPYSTYSSTGLFIHKRKAHGYVPGDKEWQENYAEKERENSVDLLQGFYKMPAKNSAEGPIKNLQEKVAGSAVQNEHNLETVTGPKTTEMANKKSDIVQVVVDKGILACHNSTDNPEQCCTLVLTTIANTECTEMASMQGETPNSRDPTYRRPTVDPKGSNTLSQKPASASEAEEEDMAMEDCDDLNDSEDRETPLTATRQQAEAAENNTQIVEVSSAASNSSAEPLAQSTDSEIRLKAMRKQDKDQAEALVLEGRVQMLVVQNEAGEASIYRCEHCSYVTRKQTSLRHHCHSLCLARWKRLKCQACGAQFKQKRGLDTHRLRKCPALQKNTRRFIGTPSAGQSGERDSGQGKYQNPDKTTTADQSEIVSCDVAPTEDSIDTQPEMRGEEANLCDLTNPEGSGVRGSTALQKSQRKKVGKTKTQVKVGKVKRPVKIKKINEGKILGKTDKAHPVNTENDNAHSYIEDNMKFTCKMCSFRSSRLVTIERHCSTCTRKAPTKKAVRIVSSLEQDDDSNEEDENINSGSEEDVVEIKVSNPSYSPKLSCPNCLFRCKQKRALNNHEKRGCLKPDEVQCEFCSFVAKSQKAMANHVLVHRKDKLSLLKKVKKSVLRCGHCPFTCKQERCMTQHVALKHEGARPHRCRFCPFSTTRRYRLYAHESLHTGMGRHSCDVCDQTFGAASKLRQHHKRVHDKQPSHFCTLCDFSSYSLNDVGRHTLRCHTGKLLHPCSQCEARFSSDTALKQHCSRKHLSPASVACKQCDFICGSQATLKVHQQKKHPQLDCATCQETFPTRKSLEEHQRTHLTQQCPLCPFATRKRQPLTQHLLDEHEDGPPEDKPLKCAICGFACRHQLVFEQHVRSHGGTRLYKCTDCQYSTRNKQKITWHIRIHTGEKPYHCEQCSYSCADPSRLKYHMRIHQEEKKYLCPECGYKCKWMSQLKYHMTKHTGDKPYACDECEYRTNRGDALRIHRETQHCDARTFICEKCGKGFKTRFLLKTHQRKHSEERPYVCGLCRRAFRWPAGLRHHYLTHTNQQPFMCRYCPYRAKQKFQVVKHLRGHHPDQPVEHGVAKDPHALSLTLQDARLGRPEEGAGEEGMEVIVPDGVEVLVQERVEVLVQERVEEVTEGQQGEE, encoded by the exons ATGGAGACTGAGGGGTTGTGTCTCTGTGAAAAGTGCGGGAAGGAATTCTCCGATAGCAGCCGCCTTTCCTCTCACCTTTGCACTGTGGACTTCACCAAAAAGGGACAGTTGACCCGTTATAAGtgtcctttgtgcaatgaagtcTTTACCATGCCAGGTGCACTGAAACACCACTTCCAAAGCCATCGGCGGGAGGAACTCACAGGTCCGTTCCACTGCTCCGTGGAGGCTTGCCAGTTCAGCACTTCACACCGGTTGGTGTACCAGGAACACCTGCACGCACAGCATGCTCTCACCCTCGTCTCTTGTACCTTCCGGTCCTGCACCTTGGCATTCCGCACACATTCTGAGATGGAGGGCCACTGGCGTATCCATATGCCTTTCCACTGCCCCCGCTGTGACTTTGTGACCGCTCATGCTAAACAGCTGAGTACCCATGGTGTGGAACATGACCGTCCACTTGCTGCACCTGAGG GTGACAAGGTGCCAACAACGACAGGCCAGGGTGGAAGCAGCCAATCGGCTCTTGAgaccagctctggaaggccaaGAAGGGCCCGGAAACGCAATCCAGCTTATGTGTCATCATCACAAGAagatgatgaggatgaagaagagACACAGCAGCACAACATCGACAATAGAGCCAGAGAGGAGGTGCAAAAAGACAAAACAGCTACGAACATCAATGAGAACCCATCTAAAG ATCATATTATGGCAGGCATGGAGCATATGTATCGCACTCACATCTGCCCCGAGTGCCGCCGCTGTTTCAAGATGCGCTCCCACCTGCTGGAGCACCTCCACCTCCACTTCCCAGACCCCAGTCTCCAGTGCCCCACCTGCAACCATTACTTCACCAGCAAGAGCAAGCTGCGCATCCACATGCTTCGCGAGTCTGGCCAGAAGGTCCATCGCTGCCACCTGTGCGACTACGCCTCTGTGGAGCGCAACTCGCTCCACCGCCACCTGGCCAGTGTGCACTCCAACGAGGTAGGGGGCGACATCCACCCGGACGTCTACCCCTGCCCCACCTGCGGCCAGAGCTTCCGCCAGAGCCAGGCGCTCAAGGCCCACATGAAGTCTCACCACACGTTGCGGGACAGCCAGCCACTGGCCTGCTTCCAGGAGGGATGCTCCTTCAAGACCTCTGACCGGAAGGAGCTCCAGAGACACGCAGCCGATGTCCATGGAGTCAAGGCCGTAGAGTGCCGCCATCATGCCTGCAATGCCATATTTGGTAGCCCCCAGGACATGGAGGCCCATTACCGGACGCACTTGGCCTTCCACTGCTCACAGTGCGACTTCTCCTGCTCCAACAAGAGCCTCTTCCGGCAGCACAAACTGCAAGGCCATGCCGGGGACGAGGAGTTGACCTGCAACTTCTGCCCCTTTGCCACGTTCAATCCTGTGGAGTTCCAGCAGCATGTCGGCCATTTCCACGCCAATGAGAAGATCCACCGGTGCCATCAGTGCAGCTTTGTCACCGCACACAAGCGGGTCCTTCGACGGCACATGCTGATGCATAGTG GTGAGAAGCCCCACAAGTGTAACCTGTGTGACTTCAGGTGCCGTGATGAGACCTACCTCTCAAAACACATGCTCATCCACTCAGATGACAAGAATCATATGTGCTCTGAGTGTGGATATGTCACCAAATGGAAACACTACCTGAATGTGCACATGCGCAAACATGCTGGTGACCTCAG GTACCAGTGTGACCAGTGCTCCTACCGTTGTCACCGCACGGACCAACTCAACAGCCACAAACTCCGACACCAGGCCAAATCACTGATATGTGAAGTCTGTGCATATTCATGCAAGCGCAAGTACGAGCTTCGCAAGCACATGCTCCTCAAGCACTCTCAGGGAGAGGGCCATCAGCCTCCAGTCTTCCAGTGCAAGTACTGTCCCTATCAGACATGCTACCGCCAGGCTCTGCACAACCACGAAAACTGCAAACATACCCGGACTCGAGAGTTCCGCTGTGCCCTCTGCCCCTACTCCACTTACAGCAGCACCGGCCTCTTCATCCACAAGAGGAAGGCTCATGGATACGTGCCTGGCGATAAGGAGTGGCAAGAGAACTatgcagagaaggagagggagaactcTGTGGACCTACTGCAGGGCTTCTACAAAATGCCAGCCAAGAACTCCGCTGAAGGTCCTATCAAGAACCTACAGGAGAAAGTCGCTGGCTCTGCTGTTCAAAATGAACACAACCTAGAAACTGTAACTGGCCCCAAAACCACAGAAATGGCAAATAAAAAATCTGATATTGTCCAAGTGGTAGTTGACAAAGGGATTCTGGCATGTCACAATTCAACAGATAATCCAGAGCAATGCTGTACTTTAGTTTTGACAACAATAGCTAACACAGAGTGCACTGAGATGGCATCCATGCAGGGTGAGACGCCAAACAGCAGAGACCCAACTTACAGAAGACCCACAGTGGACCCTAAAGGATCTAACACCCTGAGTCAAAAGCCAGCATCTGCAAGTGAGGCGGAGGAAGAGGACATGGCTATGGAGGACTGTGATGACCTAAATGATTCAGAAGACAGAGAAACTCCTTTAACCGCTACAAGGCAACAAGCAGAGGCTGCAGAGAACAACACACAGATAGTGGAGGTGTCTAGCGCAGCTAGCAACTCATCCGCTGAACCATTGGCGCAAAGCACCGACTCTGAGATTCGTCTGAAGGCCATGAGGAAGCAAGACAAGGACCAAGCGGAGGCTCTGGTCTTGGAAGGCCGGGTTCAGATGCTGGTGGTGCAGAATGAGGCCGGAGAGGCTAGCATATACCGGTGCGAACACTGCTCCTACGTGACTCGCAAGCAGACCTCTCTCCGACACCACTGCCATTCCCTCTGCCTCGCCAGGTGGAAGAGACTCAAGTGCCAAGCCTGTGGGGCGCAGTTCAAACAGAAGAGAGGCCTGGACACCCACCGCCTCAGGAAGTGTCCCGCTCTGCAGAAGAACACCAGGAGGTTCATTGGCACTCCCTCTGCTGGACAGTCTGGAGAAAGGGACTCGGGTCAGGGTAAATACCAGAACCCTGATAAAACCACAACCGCAGATCAATCAGAGATAGTATCTTGTGATGTTGCCCCAACCGAAGATTCCATAGACACACAaccagaaatgagaggagaggaagcaaaCTTGTGCGATTTGACCAATCCTGAAGGCTCCGGTGTGAGAGGATCTACAGCACTACAGAAAAGCCAAAGAAAGAAAGTTGGGAAGACAAAAACGCAAGTGAAAGTTGGCAAGGTAAAGAGACCTGTGAAGATTAAAAAGATCAATGAGGGGAAAATCTTAGGAAAGACGGACAAAGCCCATCCTGTGAACACAGAGAATGACAATGCGCATAGCTATATAGAAGATAACATGAAATTCACTTGCAAGATGTGCAGTTTCAGGTCCTCCAGGCTTGTGACAATAGAGCGTCACTGCTCGACGTGCACAAGAAAAGCTCCCACAAAGAAGGCTGTCCGAATTGTAAGCTCTCTGGAACAGGATGATGACAGCAATGAGGAGGATGAGAATATTAATAGTGGTTCTGAAGAAGATGTGGTTGAGATAAAGGTATCAAATCCAAGCTATTCTCCTAAATTGTCCTGTCCCAACTGTCTTTTCAGGTGCAAACAGAAGAGAGCACTGAACAACCACGAGAAGCGGGGCTGCCTGAAGCCGGACGAGGTGCAGTGCGAATTCTGCTCGTTTGTGGCCAAGTCACAGAAAGCTATGGCTAACCATGTACTGGTCCATCGGAAAGACAAGTTATCGCTCCTCAAAAAGGTCAAAAAGTCAGTTTTGCGCTGCGGCCATTGCCCCTTTACTTGTAAGCAAGAGCGTTGCATGACCCAGCACGTGGCTCTGAAGCACGAAGGTGCCAGGCCCCACCGCTGCCGCTTCTGCCCGTTCAGCACCACACGGCGCTACCGCCTATATGCCCATGAATCTCTTCACACCGGCATGGGCCGCCACAGCTGCGACGTCTGCGACCAGACCTTTGGCGCTGCCTCCAAACTCCGCCAGCATCACAAGCGTGTCCACGACAAACAGCCCTCTCATTTCTGCACCCTGTGCGACTTCAGCAGCTACTCCCTCAACGATGTTGGACGACATACCCTCCGCTGCCACACAGGGAAGCTCCTGCACCCCTGCAGCCAATGTGAGGCACGCTTTAGCTCCGACACAGCGCTCAAGCAGCACTGCAGCCGCAAACACCTGAGCCCCGCCAGCGTAGCCTGCAAGCAATGTGACTTTATCTGTGGCAGCCAGGCCACCCTCAAGGTCCACCAGCAGAAAAAGCACCCTCAGCTGGACTGTGCCACCTGCCAGGAGACCTTCCCCACCCGGAAGAGCCTGGAGGAGCACCAGAGGACCCACCTCACCCAGCAGTGCCCGCTTTGCCCCTTTGCCACCCGTAAGAGGCAGCCACTCACCCAGCACCTTCTCGACGAGCATGAGGATGGCCCCCCAGAGGACAAGCCCCTAAAGTGTGCCATCTGTGGCTTCGCCTGTCGCCACCAACTGGTCTTTGAGCAGCACGTTCGCTCCCACGGGGGTACCCGCCTTTACAAGTGCACAGACTGCCAGTACTCGACTCGCAACAAGCAGAAAATCACATGGCACATTCgcatacacacaggggagaagccctaCCACTGTGAGCAGTGCAGCTACTCCTGCGCAGATCCCTCAAGGCTAAAG TATCACATGAGGATCCACCAGGAGGAGAAGAAGTACCTCTGTCCTGAGTGTGGCTACAAATGCAAGTGGATGAGCCAATTGAAGTATCACATGACCAAACACACAG GGGATAAGCCATATGCGTGCGACGAGTGCGAGTACCGCACCAACCGTGGTGACGCCCTCCGCATCCACAGGGAGACGCAGCACTGCGACGCTCGCACCTTTATCTGCGAGAAGTGTGGCAAAGGCTTCAAGACGCGCTTCCTACTTAAGACACACCAGCGTAAGCACAGCGAGGAGCGGCCTTACGTGTGCGGCCTGTGCCGCAGGGCCTTCCGTTGGCCAGCCGGCCTTCGCCACCATTACCTCACCCACACCAACCAGCAGCCTTTCATGTGCCGCTACTGCCCCTACCGTGCCAAGCAGAAGTTCCAGGTGGTCAAGCACCTCCGGGGGCACCACCCGGACCAGCCTGTGGAGCATGGGGTGGCCAAGGATCCCCACGCCCTCAGCCTAACCCTGCAGGATGCCCGTCTGGGTCGGCCGGAGGAGGGGgctggggaggaggggatggaggtgaTTGTACCGGATGGGGTGGAGGTGTTGGTGCAAGAGAGGGTGGAGGTGTTGGTgcaagagagggtggaggaggtcaCAGAAGGCCAGCAAGGTGAGGAGTAA
- the znf142 gene encoding zinc finger protein 142 isoform X2 — protein MVWNMTVHLLHLRVTRCQQRQARVEAANRLLRPALEGQEGPGNAIQLMCHHHKKMMRMKKRHSSTTSTIEPERRCKKTKQLRTSMRTHLKITPASPPCPEDHIMAGMEHMYRTHICPECRRCFKMRSHLLEHLHLHFPDPSLQCPTCNHYFTSKSKLRIHMLRESGQKVHRCHLCDYASVERNSLHRHLASVHSNEVGGDIHPDVYPCPTCGQSFRQSQALKAHMKSHHTLRDSQPLACFQEGCSFKTSDRKELQRHAADVHGVKAVECRHHACNAIFGSPQDMEAHYRTHLAFHCSQCDFSCSNKSLFRQHKLQGHAGDEELTCNFCPFATFNPVEFQQHVGHFHANEKIHRCHQCSFVTAHKRVLRRHMLMHSGEKPHKCNLCDFRCRDETYLSKHMLIHSDDKNHMCSECGYVTKWKHYLNVHMRKHAGDLRYQCDQCSYRCHRTDQLNSHKLRHQAKSLICEVCAYSCKRKYELRKHMLLKHSQGEGHQPPVFQCKYCPYQTCYRQALHNHENCKHTRTREFRCALCPYSTYSSTGLFIHKRKAHGYVPGDKEWQENYAEKERENSVDLLQGFYKMPAKNSAEGPIKNLQEKVAGSAVQNEHNLETVTGPKTTEMANKKSDIVQVVVDKGILACHNSTDNPEQCCTLVLTTIANTECTEMASMQGETPNSRDPTYRRPTVDPKGSNTLSQKPASASEAEEEDMAMEDCDDLNDSEDRETPLTATRQQAEAAENNTQIVEVSSAASNSSAEPLAQSTDSEIRLKAMRKQDKDQAEALVLEGRVQMLVVQNEAGEASIYRCEHCSYVTRKQTSLRHHCHSLCLARWKRLKCQACGAQFKQKRGLDTHRLRKCPALQKNTRRFIGTPSAGQSGERDSGQGKYQNPDKTTTADQSEIVSCDVAPTEDSIDTQPEMRGEEANLCDLTNPEGSGVRGSTALQKSQRKKVGKTKTQVKVGKVKRPVKIKKINEGKILGKTDKAHPVNTENDNAHSYIEDNMKFTCKMCSFRSSRLVTIERHCSTCTRKAPTKKAVRIVSSLEQDDDSNEEDENINSGSEEDVVEIKVSNPSYSPKLSCPNCLFRCKQKRALNNHEKRGCLKPDEVQCEFCSFVAKSQKAMANHVLVHRKDKLSLLKKVKKSVLRCGHCPFTCKQERCMTQHVALKHEGARPHRCRFCPFSTTRRYRLYAHESLHTGMGRHSCDVCDQTFGAASKLRQHHKRVHDKQPSHFCTLCDFSSYSLNDVGRHTLRCHTGKLLHPCSQCEARFSSDTALKQHCSRKHLSPASVACKQCDFICGSQATLKVHQQKKHPQLDCATCQETFPTRKSLEEHQRTHLTQQCPLCPFATRKRQPLTQHLLDEHEDGPPEDKPLKCAICGFACRHQLVFEQHVRSHGGTRLYKCTDCQYSTRNKQKITWHIRIHTGEKPYHCEQCSYSCADPSRLKYHMRIHQEEKKYLCPECGYKCKWMSQLKYHMTKHTGDKPYACDECEYRTNRGDALRIHRETQHCDARTFICEKCGKGFKTRFLLKTHQRKHSEERPYVCGLCRRAFRWPAGLRHHYLTHTNQQPFMCRYCPYRAKQKFQVVKHLRGHHPDQPVEHGVAKDPHALSLTLQDARLGRPEEGAGEEGMEVIVPDGVEVLVQERVEVLVQERVEEVTEGQQGEE, from the exons ATGGTGTGGAACATGACCGTCCACTTGCTGCACCTGAGG GTGACAAGGTGCCAACAACGACAGGCCAGGGTGGAAGCAGCCAATCGGCTCTTGAgaccagctctggaaggccaaGAAGGGCCCGGAAACGCAATCCAGCTTATGTGTCATCATCACAAGAagatgatgaggatgaagaagagACACAGCAGCACAACATCGACAATAGAGCCAGAGAGGAGGTGCAAAAAGACAAAACAGCTACGAACATCAATGAGAACCCATCTAAAG ATAACACCCGCATCTCCTCCCTGTCCTGAAGATCATATTATGGCAGGCATGGAGCATATGTATCGCACTCACATCTGCCCCGAGTGCCGCCGCTGTTTCAAGATGCGCTCCCACCTGCTGGAGCACCTCCACCTCCACTTCCCAGACCCCAGTCTCCAGTGCCCCACCTGCAACCATTACTTCACCAGCAAGAGCAAGCTGCGCATCCACATGCTTCGCGAGTCTGGCCAGAAGGTCCATCGCTGCCACCTGTGCGACTACGCCTCTGTGGAGCGCAACTCGCTCCACCGCCACCTGGCCAGTGTGCACTCCAACGAGGTAGGGGGCGACATCCACCCGGACGTCTACCCCTGCCCCACCTGCGGCCAGAGCTTCCGCCAGAGCCAGGCGCTCAAGGCCCACATGAAGTCTCACCACACGTTGCGGGACAGCCAGCCACTGGCCTGCTTCCAGGAGGGATGCTCCTTCAAGACCTCTGACCGGAAGGAGCTCCAGAGACACGCAGCCGATGTCCATGGAGTCAAGGCCGTAGAGTGCCGCCATCATGCCTGCAATGCCATATTTGGTAGCCCCCAGGACATGGAGGCCCATTACCGGACGCACTTGGCCTTCCACTGCTCACAGTGCGACTTCTCCTGCTCCAACAAGAGCCTCTTCCGGCAGCACAAACTGCAAGGCCATGCCGGGGACGAGGAGTTGACCTGCAACTTCTGCCCCTTTGCCACGTTCAATCCTGTGGAGTTCCAGCAGCATGTCGGCCATTTCCACGCCAATGAGAAGATCCACCGGTGCCATCAGTGCAGCTTTGTCACCGCACACAAGCGGGTCCTTCGACGGCACATGCTGATGCATAGTG GTGAGAAGCCCCACAAGTGTAACCTGTGTGACTTCAGGTGCCGTGATGAGACCTACCTCTCAAAACACATGCTCATCCACTCAGATGACAAGAATCATATGTGCTCTGAGTGTGGATATGTCACCAAATGGAAACACTACCTGAATGTGCACATGCGCAAACATGCTGGTGACCTCAG GTACCAGTGTGACCAGTGCTCCTACCGTTGTCACCGCACGGACCAACTCAACAGCCACAAACTCCGACACCAGGCCAAATCACTGATATGTGAAGTCTGTGCATATTCATGCAAGCGCAAGTACGAGCTTCGCAAGCACATGCTCCTCAAGCACTCTCAGGGAGAGGGCCATCAGCCTCCAGTCTTCCAGTGCAAGTACTGTCCCTATCAGACATGCTACCGCCAGGCTCTGCACAACCACGAAAACTGCAAACATACCCGGACTCGAGAGTTCCGCTGTGCCCTCTGCCCCTACTCCACTTACAGCAGCACCGGCCTCTTCATCCACAAGAGGAAGGCTCATGGATACGTGCCTGGCGATAAGGAGTGGCAAGAGAACTatgcagagaaggagagggagaactcTGTGGACCTACTGCAGGGCTTCTACAAAATGCCAGCCAAGAACTCCGCTGAAGGTCCTATCAAGAACCTACAGGAGAAAGTCGCTGGCTCTGCTGTTCAAAATGAACACAACCTAGAAACTGTAACTGGCCCCAAAACCACAGAAATGGCAAATAAAAAATCTGATATTGTCCAAGTGGTAGTTGACAAAGGGATTCTGGCATGTCACAATTCAACAGATAATCCAGAGCAATGCTGTACTTTAGTTTTGACAACAATAGCTAACACAGAGTGCACTGAGATGGCATCCATGCAGGGTGAGACGCCAAACAGCAGAGACCCAACTTACAGAAGACCCACAGTGGACCCTAAAGGATCTAACACCCTGAGTCAAAAGCCAGCATCTGCAAGTGAGGCGGAGGAAGAGGACATGGCTATGGAGGACTGTGATGACCTAAATGATTCAGAAGACAGAGAAACTCCTTTAACCGCTACAAGGCAACAAGCAGAGGCTGCAGAGAACAACACACAGATAGTGGAGGTGTCTAGCGCAGCTAGCAACTCATCCGCTGAACCATTGGCGCAAAGCACCGACTCTGAGATTCGTCTGAAGGCCATGAGGAAGCAAGACAAGGACCAAGCGGAGGCTCTGGTCTTGGAAGGCCGGGTTCAGATGCTGGTGGTGCAGAATGAGGCCGGAGAGGCTAGCATATACCGGTGCGAACACTGCTCCTACGTGACTCGCAAGCAGACCTCTCTCCGACACCACTGCCATTCCCTCTGCCTCGCCAGGTGGAAGAGACTCAAGTGCCAAGCCTGTGGGGCGCAGTTCAAACAGAAGAGAGGCCTGGACACCCACCGCCTCAGGAAGTGTCCCGCTCTGCAGAAGAACACCAGGAGGTTCATTGGCACTCCCTCTGCTGGACAGTCTGGAGAAAGGGACTCGGGTCAGGGTAAATACCAGAACCCTGATAAAACCACAACCGCAGATCAATCAGAGATAGTATCTTGTGATGTTGCCCCAACCGAAGATTCCATAGACACACAaccagaaatgagaggagaggaagcaaaCTTGTGCGATTTGACCAATCCTGAAGGCTCCGGTGTGAGAGGATCTACAGCACTACAGAAAAGCCAAAGAAAGAAAGTTGGGAAGACAAAAACGCAAGTGAAAGTTGGCAAGGTAAAGAGACCTGTGAAGATTAAAAAGATCAATGAGGGGAAAATCTTAGGAAAGACGGACAAAGCCCATCCTGTGAACACAGAGAATGACAATGCGCATAGCTATATAGAAGATAACATGAAATTCACTTGCAAGATGTGCAGTTTCAGGTCCTCCAGGCTTGTGACAATAGAGCGTCACTGCTCGACGTGCACAAGAAAAGCTCCCACAAAGAAGGCTGTCCGAATTGTAAGCTCTCTGGAACAGGATGATGACAGCAATGAGGAGGATGAGAATATTAATAGTGGTTCTGAAGAAGATGTGGTTGAGATAAAGGTATCAAATCCAAGCTATTCTCCTAAATTGTCCTGTCCCAACTGTCTTTTCAGGTGCAAACAGAAGAGAGCACTGAACAACCACGAGAAGCGGGGCTGCCTGAAGCCGGACGAGGTGCAGTGCGAATTCTGCTCGTTTGTGGCCAAGTCACAGAAAGCTATGGCTAACCATGTACTGGTCCATCGGAAAGACAAGTTATCGCTCCTCAAAAAGGTCAAAAAGTCAGTTTTGCGCTGCGGCCATTGCCCCTTTACTTGTAAGCAAGAGCGTTGCATGACCCAGCACGTGGCTCTGAAGCACGAAGGTGCCAGGCCCCACCGCTGCCGCTTCTGCCCGTTCAGCACCACACGGCGCTACCGCCTATATGCCCATGAATCTCTTCACACCGGCATGGGCCGCCACAGCTGCGACGTCTGCGACCAGACCTTTGGCGCTGCCTCCAAACTCCGCCAGCATCACAAGCGTGTCCACGACAAACAGCCCTCTCATTTCTGCACCCTGTGCGACTTCAGCAGCTACTCCCTCAACGATGTTGGACGACATACCCTCCGCTGCCACACAGGGAAGCTCCTGCACCCCTGCAGCCAATGTGAGGCACGCTTTAGCTCCGACACAGCGCTCAAGCAGCACTGCAGCCGCAAACACCTGAGCCCCGCCAGCGTAGCCTGCAAGCAATGTGACTTTATCTGTGGCAGCCAGGCCACCCTCAAGGTCCACCAGCAGAAAAAGCACCCTCAGCTGGACTGTGCCACCTGCCAGGAGACCTTCCCCACCCGGAAGAGCCTGGAGGAGCACCAGAGGACCCACCTCACCCAGCAGTGCCCGCTTTGCCCCTTTGCCACCCGTAAGAGGCAGCCACTCACCCAGCACCTTCTCGACGAGCATGAGGATGGCCCCCCAGAGGACAAGCCCCTAAAGTGTGCCATCTGTGGCTTCGCCTGTCGCCACCAACTGGTCTTTGAGCAGCACGTTCGCTCCCACGGGGGTACCCGCCTTTACAAGTGCACAGACTGCCAGTACTCGACTCGCAACAAGCAGAAAATCACATGGCACATTCgcatacacacaggggagaagccctaCCACTGTGAGCAGTGCAGCTACTCCTGCGCAGATCCCTCAAGGCTAAAG TATCACATGAGGATCCACCAGGAGGAGAAGAAGTACCTCTGTCCTGAGTGTGGCTACAAATGCAAGTGGATGAGCCAATTGAAGTATCACATGACCAAACACACAG GGGATAAGCCATATGCGTGCGACGAGTGCGAGTACCGCACCAACCGTGGTGACGCCCTCCGCATCCACAGGGAGACGCAGCACTGCGACGCTCGCACCTTTATCTGCGAGAAGTGTGGCAAAGGCTTCAAGACGCGCTTCCTACTTAAGACACACCAGCGTAAGCACAGCGAGGAGCGGCCTTACGTGTGCGGCCTGTGCCGCAGGGCCTTCCGTTGGCCAGCCGGCCTTCGCCACCATTACCTCACCCACACCAACCAGCAGCCTTTCATGTGCCGCTACTGCCCCTACCGTGCCAAGCAGAAGTTCCAGGTGGTCAAGCACCTCCGGGGGCACCACCCGGACCAGCCTGTGGAGCATGGGGTGGCCAAGGATCCCCACGCCCTCAGCCTAACCCTGCAGGATGCCCGTCTGGGTCGGCCGGAGGAGGGGgctggggaggaggggatggaggtgaTTGTACCGGATGGGGTGGAGGTGTTGGTGCAAGAGAGGGTGGAGGTGTTGGTgcaagagagggtggaggaggtcaCAGAAGGCCAGCAAGGTGAGGAGTAA